One window of the Mycobacterium haemophilum DSM 44634 genome contains the following:
- a CDS encoding ArsB/NhaD family transporter, which translates to MSVIAITVFVVTYALIASDRVNKTSAALAGAAIMVTLPIINSEDIFYSHGTGIDWDVIFLLLGMMIIVGVLRQTGVFEYVAIWAAKRSHGSPLRIMILLVLVMAFGSALLDNVTTVLLIGPVTLLVCDRLAINAAPFLMAEVFASNIGGAATLVGDPPNIIIASRAGLSFNDFLLHLTPIVLIVVIAFVALLPRLFGRIAVDADRVADVMSLDEREAIRDHGLLIKCGVVLLLVFAAFVAHPVLHIEPSLVAMLGAGILILIAGLKQSEYLSSVEWETLLFFAGLFIMVGALVKTGVVNQLARAATTLTGGHELLTVVLILGVSALMSGIIDNIPYVATMTPIVSELVTAMPDQGHTDTLWWALALGADFGGNLTAVGASANVVMLGIARRAGTSISFWEFTRKGMVVTVVSIALAGIYLWLRYLVVS; encoded by the coding sequence GTGAGCGTCATCGCGATCACCGTGTTCGTCGTCACCTATGCGCTGATCGCCAGCGATCGTGTTAACAAGACCTCGGCGGCGCTGGCGGGCGCGGCGATCATGGTCACCTTGCCCATTATCAATTCCGAGGACATTTTCTACTCGCATGGGACCGGAATCGATTGGGACGTCATCTTTTTGCTGCTTGGCATGATGATCATCGTCGGCGTGCTGCGCCAAACCGGTGTCTTCGAATACGTCGCGATCTGGGCCGCGAAACGTTCGCATGGTTCCCCGCTGCGCATCATGATCCTGCTGGTGCTGGTGATGGCGTTCGGGTCGGCCTTGCTGGACAACGTCACCACGGTGCTGTTGATCGGTCCGGTCACGCTGTTGGTGTGCGACCGGCTGGCGATCAACGCGGCGCCGTTTCTGATGGCCGAAGTCTTCGCCTCCAACATCGGCGGCGCGGCGACGTTGGTCGGCGACCCGCCCAACATCATCATCGCCAGTCGGGCGGGATTGTCGTTCAACGACTTCCTGCTCCACCTAACGCCGATCGTGCTCATTGTGGTGATCGCCTTCGTCGCTCTGTTACCCCGCTTGTTCGGCCGGATCGCGGTTGACGCCGACCGAGTCGCCGACGTCATGTCGCTGGACGAGCGCGAAGCAATCCGCGATCACGGGCTGCTCATCAAATGCGGCGTTGTCCTATTGCTGGTGTTTGCGGCCTTCGTCGCTCATCCGGTGCTGCACATCGAGCCGTCTTTGGTGGCGATGCTGGGCGCCGGCATCTTGATCCTGATCGCCGGCCTGAAGCAGTCCGAGTACCTGTCCAGCGTCGAGTGGGAGACATTGCTGTTTTTCGCCGGCCTGTTCATCATGGTCGGGGCATTGGTGAAAACCGGTGTGGTCAATCAGCTGGCGCGGGCGGCGACCACCTTGACCGGTGGCCACGAGTTACTCACCGTCGTCCTGATCCTCGGCGTCTCAGCTCTGATGTCCGGCATCATAGACAACATTCCTTACGTCGCCACGATGACACCCATTGTCTCGGAGCTGGTCACGGCCATGCCGGATCAAGGCCACACCGACACCCTATGGTGGGCGCTGGCGCTGGGCGCCGACTTCGGCGGCAACCTTACCGCCGTCGGCGCCAGTGCCAACGTCGTGATGCTTGGAATCGCTAGGCGCGCAGGAACTTCCATCTCATTCTGGGAGTTCACCCGCAAAGGCATGGTGGTCACTGTGGTCTCGATCGCTCTCGCTGGGATCTACTTGTGGCTGCGTTACCTCGTGGTGAGCTGA
- a CDS encoding ribonuclease D encodes MREPADDQPGGTEPDPTPLHHPAGGIPNLSVTPSEIAAAAERLDHGHGPFAVDAERASGFRYSNRAYLIQIRRANAGTVLIDPVSHGGDPLTALRPVADVISKDEWILHSADQDLPCLAEVGMRPSALYDTELAGRLAGFDRVNLATMVQRLLGFGLAKGHGAADWSKRPLPSDWLNYAALDVELLIELRAAIAEVLAEQGKTDWAAQEFDYLRTYNTREAALPNRRDRWRRTSGIHRVRDRRALAAVRELWAARDRIAQRRDIAPRRILPDAAIIDAAIADPKTIDELIAMPVFGGRNQRRSAAMWLAALETARQSHDLPDEAEPSNGPPPPGRWARRKPDAAARLEAARAALAAVSQRVGVPTENLVSPDLVRRLCWDWEVLQEGSVDPVTAVEEYLRVGHARAWQRELVVAILAAAVQPSAG; translated from the coding sequence ATGCGCGAACCGGCGGACGATCAGCCGGGCGGCACCGAACCCGACCCCACCCCGCTGCACCACCCGGCCGGCGGGATACCGAACCTCTCCGTGACCCCCAGCGAGATCGCGGCGGCCGCAGAACGCCTGGACCACGGGCATGGTCCGTTTGCGGTAGACGCCGAGCGGGCGTCGGGTTTCCGCTACTCCAACAGGGCTTACCTGATTCAGATCCGACGAGCCAACGCCGGCACCGTCCTCATCGACCCGGTCAGCCACGGCGGTGATCCGCTGACCGCGCTACGACCCGTCGCCGATGTGATCAGCAAAGACGAATGGATCCTGCATTCGGCCGATCAGGATCTGCCATGTCTGGCCGAAGTCGGCATGCGGCCGTCAGCGCTGTACGACACCGAGCTTGCCGGACGCCTGGCCGGGTTTGACAGGGTGAACCTGGCGACCATGGTTCAGCGGCTGCTGGGTTTCGGGTTGGCCAAGGGCCACGGCGCTGCCGATTGGTCGAAACGCCCGCTGCCCTCGGACTGGCTCAACTACGCGGCTTTGGACGTGGAGCTGCTGATCGAACTGCGCGCGGCTATCGCGGAGGTGCTGGCAGAGCAAGGCAAAACCGATTGGGCAGCCCAGGAATTCGACTATCTGCGGACCTATAACACTAGAGAGGCCGCCCTACCCAACCGACGAGACCGCTGGCGACGCACGTCCGGCATCCATCGGGTGCGCGACCGGCGAGCCCTGGCCGCCGTTCGCGAATTGTGGGCAGCGCGCGACCGTATCGCTCAACGTCGCGATATTGCACCACGCCGCATCTTGCCTGATGCCGCCATCATCGACGCCGCCATCGCCGACCCCAAGACGATCGACGAGCTGATCGCAATGCCGGTTTTCGGCGGGCGCAACCAGCGTCGCAGCGCTGCGATGTGGTTGGCGGCGCTGGAAACGGCGCGGCAGAGCCACGATCTACCGGACGAGGCCGAGCCGTCCAACGGTCCACCACCGCCCGGGCGGTGGGCCCGGCGCAAACCGGATGCCGCTGCACGGCTGGAGGCGGCCAGAGCGGCGTTGGCGGCGGTGTCGCAGCGGGTAGGGGTACCGACAGAAAATCTGGTCTCGCCTGACCTGGTGCGACGGCTGTGCTGGGACTGGGAGGTCCTCCAGGAAGGCTCGGTCGACCCGGTCACGGCAGTCGAGGAGTATTTGCGTGTCGGCCACGCGCGGGCGTGGCAGCGAGAACTCGTGGTGGCCATCCTGGCCGCGGCGGTGCAGCCGTCGGCTGGTTAG
- a CDS encoding CBS domain-containing protein, with protein sequence MRAEGIAEDFPVISIDSSALDAARMLAEHGLPGLLVTDTSGKPYAVLPASQVVRFIVPRYVQDDPSLAGVLNESTADRAAEKLSGKKVRDVLPDHLVDVPPVNADDTIIEVAATMSRLRSPLLAVVKGGRLVGVITASRLLGAALKH encoded by the coding sequence ATGCGCGCCGAAGGCATCGCCGAGGACTTTCCGGTAATCAGCATCGATTCAAGTGCGCTGGACGCTGCTCGCATGCTCGCCGAGCACGGCCTGCCTGGACTCTTGGTCACCGACACGTCTGGCAAACCCTACGCGGTGTTGCCCGCATCCCAGGTGGTGCGATTCATTGTGCCCCGATATGTCCAGGATGATCCGTCGCTGGCTGGCGTGCTCAACGAATCGACAGCCGATCGGGCGGCGGAAAAGTTGAGCGGCAAGAAGGTCCGCGATGTGTTGCCGGACCACCTGGTCGACGTTCCTCCGGTCAATGCCGACGACACCATCATCGAGGTGGCCGCCACCATGTCGCGGCTGCGAAGTCCGCTGCTTGCCGTGGTCAAAGGCGGACGGTTAGTCGGTGTGATCACGGCATCGCGCCTGCTAGGGGCGGCGCTGAAACATTGA
- a CDS encoding enoyl-CoA hydratase/isomerase family protein → MPTPITYDDFPSLRCEPGDNGVLNLILDAPGLNSVGPQMHRDLADIWPVIDRDPAVRVVLVRGEGTAFSSGGSFDLIAETIGDYESRVRILREARDLVLNLVNFDKPVVSAIRGPAVGAGLVVALLADISVAGRTAKIIDGHTKLGVVAGDHAAICWPLLVGMAKAKYYLLTCEALSGEEAERIGLVSTCVDDDEVLPTATRLAENLAHGAQNAIRWTKHSLNHWYRMFGPAFETSLGLEFIGFSGPDVAEGLAAHREKRPARFGAGTAT, encoded by the coding sequence ATGCCTACGCCGATCACCTATGACGACTTTCCCAGCCTTCGCTGCGAACCCGGCGATAACGGCGTGTTGAACCTGATTCTCGACGCGCCCGGGCTGAATTCGGTGGGGCCGCAAATGCACCGAGACCTCGCCGACATCTGGCCGGTGATCGATCGCGACCCCGCCGTGCGCGTTGTTCTGGTCCGCGGTGAAGGCACAGCGTTTTCTTCGGGCGGCAGCTTCGACCTGATCGCAGAAACCATCGGCGACTACGAAAGCCGGGTTCGCATTTTGCGTGAGGCCCGCGATCTGGTGCTCAATTTGGTCAACTTCGACAAGCCGGTGGTGTCGGCGATTCGAGGCCCGGCCGTGGGCGCGGGTCTGGTGGTGGCGCTGCTTGCCGACATCTCGGTCGCGGGCCGGACCGCGAAAATCATCGATGGGCACACCAAACTCGGGGTGGTGGCCGGTGACCACGCCGCGATTTGCTGGCCGCTACTGGTCGGCATGGCCAAGGCCAAGTATTACCTGCTCACCTGCGAGGCGCTCTCCGGCGAGGAAGCCGAACGGATCGGCCTGGTCTCAACCTGCGTCGACGATGACGAGGTACTCCCGACCGCCACCCGCCTCGCCGAGAACCTGGCGCACGGGGCGCAAAACGCGATCCGGTGGACCAAACACAGCCTGAATCACTGGTACCGCATGTTTGGGCCGGCCTTCGAAACGTCGCTCGGCCTGGAATTCATCGGATTCAGCGGCCCCGACGTCGCCGAAGGGCTTGCCGCGCACCGTGAGAAGCGCCCCGCACGATTTGGTGCCGGCACCGCGACCTGA
- the dxs gene encoding 1-deoxy-D-xylulose-5-phosphate synthase: MLEQIRGPADLQHLSQQQLRDLASEIREFLVHKVAATGGHLGPNLGVVELTLALHRVFDSPHDPIIFDTGHQAYVHKMLTGRCQDFDSLRKKAGLSGYPSRAESEHDWVESSHASAALSYADGLAKAFELADHRNRHVVAVVGDGALTGGMCWEALNNIAATPRPVVIVVNDNGRSYAPTIGGVADHLATLRLQPAYEELLEKGRDGLRSLPLVGQIAYRFMHSVKAGIKDSLSPQLLFTDLGLKYVGPVDGHDERAVEVALRKARGFGGPVIVHVVTRKGMGYPPAEADQAEQMHSCGVIDPATGQATKVAGPGWTAIFSDALIGYARKRRDIVAITAAMPGPTGLTAFGQCFPDRLFDVGIAEQHAMTSAAGLAMGGMHPVVAIYSTFLNRAFDQIMMDVALHKLPVTMVLDRAGITGSDGPSHNGMWDLSMLGIVPGMRVAAPRDATRLREELGEALDVDDGPTAIRFPKGDVGEDIPALKRYGSGVSGIDVLAVPAAGLTQDVLLVGVGAFASMALAVAKRLHNQGIGVTVIDPRWVLPVCDGVLELAYTHKLVVTLEDNGVHGGVGAAVSTALRGAEIDTPCRDVGLPQEFYGHASRSEVLAELGLTDQDVARRITGWVAALGNCGSENDAGQYGPRSSQAM, from the coding sequence ATGCTGGAACAGATCCGCGGGCCCGCTGATCTGCAGCATCTTTCCCAGCAGCAGCTACGGGATCTGGCTTCCGAGATCCGTGAGTTCCTCGTCCACAAGGTGGCGGCCACCGGGGGCCACCTGGGGCCGAACCTGGGCGTCGTCGAACTCACGCTGGCGCTGCACCGGGTGTTCGACTCACCCCACGATCCGATCATCTTCGACACCGGTCACCAGGCGTACGTCCACAAAATGTTGACGGGGCGCTGCCAGGACTTCGACAGCCTGCGTAAAAAGGCCGGGCTGTCGGGGTACCCGTCTCGCGCGGAGAGCGAACACGACTGGGTGGAGTCCAGCCACGCCAGCGCTGCGTTATCGTACGCCGACGGCCTGGCCAAGGCATTCGAGCTGGCCGACCACCGCAACCGACACGTGGTCGCGGTGGTCGGAGACGGCGCACTTACCGGCGGCATGTGCTGGGAGGCGCTGAACAATATCGCGGCAACACCACGTCCGGTGGTCATCGTCGTCAATGACAATGGCCGCAGCTACGCGCCCACGATTGGCGGTGTCGCCGACCATCTCGCCACGCTGCGGCTGCAGCCGGCCTACGAGGAGCTGCTCGAGAAGGGCCGTGATGGACTGCGCTCGCTGCCGCTGGTCGGCCAGATCGCCTACCGGTTCATGCACAGCGTCAAAGCCGGCATCAAGGATTCCCTATCGCCGCAGCTGCTGTTCACCGATCTAGGGCTAAAGTACGTCGGCCCGGTTGATGGTCACGACGAACGGGCGGTGGAGGTCGCGCTGCGTAAGGCCCGTGGTTTTGGTGGCCCGGTGATCGTGCACGTCGTTACCCGCAAGGGCATGGGCTACCCCCCGGCCGAAGCTGACCAAGCCGAGCAGATGCATTCGTGCGGCGTGATCGACCCTGCCACCGGCCAGGCCACCAAGGTCGCCGGCCCGGGTTGGACGGCGATCTTTTCCGATGCGCTCATCGGTTACGCCAGGAAGCGCCGCGACATTGTGGCTATTACCGCGGCTATGCCGGGCCCCACCGGGCTGACGGCGTTCGGGCAGTGTTTTCCGGATCGGTTGTTCGATGTCGGGATTGCCGAGCAACATGCGATGACGTCGGCGGCCGGGCTGGCGATGGGCGGGATGCACCCGGTGGTGGCGATCTATTCGACATTCCTCAACCGGGCATTCGACCAGATCATGATGGACGTGGCGCTACACAAGCTGCCCGTCACCATGGTGCTCGACCGGGCTGGGATTACCGGTTCGGACGGCCCCAGCCATAACGGCATGTGGGATTTGTCGATGCTGGGCATCGTGCCGGGGATGCGGGTGGCCGCGCCTCGGGACGCCACTCGGTTACGCGAGGAACTCGGTGAGGCGCTTGATGTCGACGACGGTCCGACGGCGATACGATTCCCCAAAGGCGATGTGGGCGAAGATATTCCGGCTTTGAAGCGCTACGGGTCGGGCGTTTCGGGTATCGATGTGCTCGCGGTGCCGGCTGCGGGGCTGACTCAGGATGTGCTGCTGGTCGGGGTCGGCGCTTTTGCGTCGATGGCGTTGGCGGTGGCCAAGCGGCTGCACAACCAGGGGATCGGCGTTACCGTGATTGACCCACGTTGGGTGTTACCGGTGTGCGACGGTGTTCTCGAACTGGCGTATACGCACAAACTGGTCGTCACGCTGGAGGACAACGGGGTTCACGGCGGTGTGGGCGCGGCAGTCTCTACCGCGTTACGTGGAGCGGAGATCGACACGCCCTGCCGCGATGTCGGATTGCCGCAGGAGTTCTACGGTCATGCCTCGCGGAGTGAGGTGTTGGCCGAACTGGGGCTGACCGACCAAGACGTCGCCCGCCGGATCACTGGTTGGGTTGCCGCGCTGGGCAACTGCGGTTCCGAGAACGATGCAGGCCAGTACGGCCCGCGGAGCAGCCAGGCAATGTAG